One Phaeodactylum tricornutum CCAP 1055/1 PHATR_bd_32x35 genomic scaffold, whole genome shotgun sequence genomic window carries:
- a CDS encoding predicted protein, which yields MLDFGQPELPGTFVVLQGVPGDGMRNTIHSFPKYPAKIDDNTAEQRCNDESTTDLQEISSLPVTSTSEGYPNEKAATGTALYACSTLPASQATSGSVLQNSGIFPLGCWSPPSASEALSATNGSIHSIQSASTGNDFLSGGSHESQKDEQNFGCSKSHRFDGLPAKLRCSTPNYAEELALNEWERLCRDEEEGQWLEWNESSEPRPQLRVNENRWWTENGRLIVFERVPSLDTLSTTPTVGILSPGTVVLGTEMLTIGPSTGRCRVYRPSDATELLRIEAPIQGYIVFSVNRYRFLFPGMLSALLSDRQWLWRVSCPVGAFVRKGLELSTQHITTVPYGSLVHVKRKAINAMGLSRLQVEVFVPPENESKDPEMVLGWCSEYLNPLSGQRGKIAQPLPLPVPAVYCVMLKEGAIIRDGVELSSQEIGHAPEGSMLSITSRAFAEHPTEDCVERLRIAGNGGWISRKLNNPPPLDLVIVKLIELDGEFEPNAPWAFHFSQLRKMQESHQEPTCCGTQVNEFTALPILSPLNPPERSRKGSLTSSRLKKPPLSTYAKIPNRQSALEDQCLVCLADFRTSTIVHGETGHIACCLVCARILKAQGSPCPICRQPIELVVQHFWA from the coding sequence ATGCTAGACTTTGGACAGCCAGAGCTTCCCGGGACTTTTGTTGTGCTACAGGGTGTCCCTGGTGATGGCATGAGGAATACGATCCATTCCTTTCCAAAATATCCGGCAAAAATTGATGACAACACTGCTGAACAGAGATGTAACGATGAAAGCACCACAGACCTGCAGGAAATCTCGTCTTTGCCTGTAACTTCCACTTCAGAAGGCTATCCGAATGAGAAAGCTGCTACCGGAACAGCTTTGTACGCGTGTTCCACGCTACCAGCATCCCAAGCGACGAGCGGTAGCGTTCTGCAAAATAGTGGGATCTTCCCCTTGGGTTGCTGGTCTCCACCAAGTGCTTCCGAAGCATTGTCTGCGACAAACGGCAGCATTCATTCTATTCAAAGTGCGTCGACGGGAAATGACTTCTTGTCAGGAGGCAGTCATGAATCCCAAAAGGATGAGCAGAATTTTGGTTGTAGCAAGTCACATCGTTTCGACGGACTGCCGGCGAAGTTAAGATGCAGCACGCCTAACTATGCGGAAGAGCTTGCCTTGAATGAGTGGGAAAGGTTGTGccgcgacgaagaagaagggcAGTGGCTGGAATGGAATGAAAGTAGTGAGCCGCGCCCGCAGCTACGAGTCAACGAAAATAGGTGGTGGACTGAAAACGGCCGACTGATTGTTTTTGAAAGAGTGCCTTCCCTTGACACCttgtcaacaacaccaacagtTGGTATATTGTCACCCGGTACGGTTGTTTTAGGGACAGAAATGTTGACAATTGGACCTTCGACAGGCAGGTGTCGGGTATATCGTCCCAGTGATGCCACCGAACTTTTAAGGATCGAGGCACCAATTCAAGGATACATTGTTTTTAGCGTTAATCGTTACCGCTTCCTATTCCCCGGGATGCTGAGTGCACTATTGAGTGATAGACAATGGCTTTGGAGGGTGTCCTGTCCTGTTGGTGCATTCGTCCGGAAAGGGCTTGAATTGAGTACGCAGCACATCACTACAGTCCCGTACGGTTCTCTGGTTCATGTCAAGCGTAAAGCAATCAATGCCATGGGGCTATCCCGCCTACAAGTAGAAGTGTTTGTTCCCCCTGAAAATGAGTCCAAAGACCCGGAGATGGTTTTGGGCTGGTGCTCTGAATATCTCAATCCTTTGTCAGGTCAGCGAGGTAAAATTGCGCAGCCTCTTCCGCTTCCTGTTCCTGCCGTATATTGTGTTATGCTAAAGGAGGGCGCCATCATTCGGGACGGCGTTGAATTGTCTTCTCAGGAAATTGGACACGCACCCGAAGGTTCTATGCTATCTATCACCAGTCGTGCTTTTGCTGAACACCCCACAGAAGATTGCGTGGAACGATTGCGTATAGCTGGAAATGGGGGTTGGATAAGTCGGAAACTTAACAATCCTCCACCTCTGGACTTGGTAATAGTAAAGCTTATCGAATTGGACGGAGAGTTTGAGCCCAATGCCCCTTGGGCCTTTCACTTTTCTCAGTTACGAAAGATGCAAGAATCGCATCAAGAACCGACTTGCTGCGGGACACAAGTCAATGAATTTACCGCGTTGCCAATACTGTCCCCACTAAATCCACCAGAACGTTCTAGAAAGGGGTCCTTGACAAGTTCACGCCTGAAAAAACCACCACTCAGCACCTACGCAAAAATACCAAATAGACAATCAGCATTGGAAGATCAATGCTTGGTTTGCTTGGCTGACTTTCGGACATCAACAATAGTTCACGGGGAGACAGGTCATATAGCATGTTGCTTGGTCTGTGCCCGTATCTTGAAAGCCCAAGGAAGTCCTTGTCCTATTTGTCGCCAACCAATTGAATTGGTTGTGCAGCACTTTTGGGCGTGA
- a CDS encoding predicted protein — VYMGHVYICTLVAIIEMLLFRELVRVRYSAFFATIEDTIPLFRTTQWMWFVVACFYTYGDFFLDAIQNNQELHYLLPYMQYMSSVSFLLYSGTFVLTITTLQREHIKFQINQLCWTILVLCLTFGQLKYIMHNIFNGLFWYVFPCCLVFTNDIMAYVSGMTWGRKFINRPFIRFSPGKTWEGFIGGWIFTMVIAWYLSGFLAKFTWMTCPTNEFRLAPVSLECELDPVFQIAQSFIPAQIFDILPRYFLVFKNYFPVQVHALWLAMFASLVAPFGGFLASAIKRAYGVKDFDSIIPGHGGVMDRMDCQFLMALCTWVHYNTFVKLATVSVPRLTYMYSLLSEQEKKEFLQSISVQGRNKIKSLVDFGF, encoded by the exons GTTTATATGGGGCACGTTTACATATGTACACTCGTAGCTATCATTGAAATGCTTCTGTTTCGAGAGCTTGTTCGTGTTCGGTACTCTGCTTTCTTCGCAACGATCGAGGACACAATTCCCCTCTTCCGGACAACACAGTGGATGTGGTTTGTTGTCGCGTGCTTTTACACGTACGGTGACTTTTTCCTCGAtgccatccaaaacaatcaagAATTGCACTACCTCTTGCCGTACATGCAATACATGTCGAGTGTTTCCTTTTTGCTTTACTCCGGTACTTTTGTACTCACGATTACCACACTACAGCGCGAACATATCAAATTCCAAATTAATCAACTTTGCTGGACAATTCTCGTTCTATGCTTGACCTTTGGACAGCTCAAGTACATCATGCACAACATTTTCAATGGTCTCTTTTGGTATGTCTTTCCTTGTTGTCTCGTCTTTACTAACGATATCATGGCCTACGTTTCGGGAATGACGTGGGGACGCAAGTTTATCAATCGACCATTTATCCGCTTTTCACCGGGAAAAACATGGGAAGGTTTTATTGGAGGTTGGATCTTCACAATGGTTATTGCATGGTATCTTTCGGGGTTTCTTGCCAAATTCACCTGGATGACCTGCCCTACGAATGAATTCCGACTTGCTCCTGTTTCCTTGGAGTGTGAGCTTGACCCCGTCTTCCAAATAGCACAGTCCTTCATCCCTGCGCAAATTTTCGATATACTTCCTCGTTACTTT CTTGTGTTCAAAAATTATTTTCCTGTTCAAGTACACGCACTTTGGTTAGCGATGTTTGCTTCGCTAGTAGCTCCCTTCGGTGGctttttggcttcggcaATCAAACGGGCATACGGAGTCAAAGACTTCGACTCGATAATTCCTGGACACGGTGGTGTCATGGACCGTATGGACTGCCAATTTCTTATGGCACTCTGCACATGGGTTCACTACAATACATTTGTTAAGCTGGCTACGGTCAGCGTTCCTCGATTGACTTACATGTACTCGCTGCTGTCCGAGCAAGAGAAGAAAGAATTTTTACAGTCGATTTCTGTTCAAGGGCGAAACAAAATCAAGAGCTTGGTGGATTTTGGCTTTTAA